One window of Dermacentor albipictus isolate Rhodes 1998 colony chromosome 9, USDA_Dalb.pri_finalv2, whole genome shotgun sequence genomic DNA carries:
- the LOC135913569 gene encoding uncharacterized protein, which produces MRMPSLNQLVQISGWTGIGLVCTTFWFKHYLGYKMTELEYYKIAMSTLRGNAAAMKLLGEPLKEHRIDISDTTSTSTRPHRAQMKVPVQGSKQRGELYLWAERHALDMPWELLRLELSLEAHKDKRLLVYYNPKYARDYVKDFDVDVVPAVASDKSSDPRGSSSS; this is translated from the exons ATGCGTATGCCGAGCTTGAACCAGCTGGTGCAGATCTCCGGCTGGACCGGAATCGGACTCGTCTGCACCACTTTCTGGTTTAAACACTACCTGGGTTACAAGATGACCGAGCTGGAGTACTACAAGATCGCCATGTCGACGCTTCGGGGAAACGCAGCTGCCATGAAACTCCTCGGCGAGCCGCTCAAGGAGCACCGCATCGACATCAGCGACACAACCAGCACCTCGACGCGACCGCACCGAGCTCAGATGAAA GTTCCGGTCCAGGGCTCCAAGCAGCGTGGCGAGCTGTACCTGTGGGCCGAACGGCACGCGCTCGACATGCCGTGGGAGTTGCTGAGGCTTGAACTTAGCTTGGAAGcacacaaggacaagcgcctgcTGGTCTACTACAACCCAAAATATGCAAGGGACTATGTGAAGGACTTCGACGTCGACGTAGTGCCTGCGGTGGCTTCGGACAAGTCCAGTGACCCACGTGGCTCGTCCTCAAGTTAA